From a region of the Pseudanabaena sp. ABRG5-3 genome:
- a CDS encoding DUF4253 domain-containing protein: protein MDKYQQVREVGTNGDNYDLSTEDLIEQFQYWDAQYSIELSDIEFDAVTVTFNNLPEDLTELAVEIYEFCPDIIDQHFGCMADAIAIAEEFNQPLSVEIQVLLKDIDLTDEDYGFELLKRSLEINKAVTLWWD from the coding sequence ATGGATAAATATCAACAGGTTAGGGAAGTCGGTACAAATGGCGATAACTACGATCTGAGTACTGAAGATCTGATCGAACAGTTCCAATATTGGGATGCTCAGTATAGCATTGAATTGAGTGATATCGAATTTGATGCCGTAACTGTCACTTTTAATAACTTGCCTGAGGATTTAACAGAGCTTGCCGTCGAAATTTATGAGTTCTGTCCAGATATCATCGATCAACATTTTGGTTGCATGGCTGATGCGATCGCTATTGCTGAAGAATTTAATCAACCTCTATCGGTCGAAATCCAAGTTTTGCTTAAAGATATCGATCTGACTGATGAGGACTATGGTTTTGAGCTACTCAAGCGATCGTTAGAAATTAACAAGGCTGTGACACTATGGTGGGATTAA
- a CDS encoding iron uptake porin — protein MKKISNLSVLLGLSVLAVATSANAENNSQVQLQSKDSQTTVLQSSLPTTEVKVNESETIRSINTELNRSKQEQVAQNVTSVSQLSDVKPTDWAFTALQSLVERYGCIAGYPDRTFRGKQATSRYEFAAGLNACLDKINEIISAGLADKVSKEDLATLQKLQEEFAAELATLRGRVDALDAKVAKLEAQQFSTTTKLSGLAFFNVTGASSGTVAGASGPNPNVTMSGLVWLTLNTSFTGKDSLVTQLAVGNGNSPYNNYAGGSFFNTTGVPFTDQTAGANANQFILRELSYTFPVFEKASIVVGPRVNFYKYFDGNRFIYPWNTTFTSINNTLLTDAKRGAGAIFMTPLGNQFDFKVGYLADSREFVAGPTAASDPNQGLFGGINNLTAELGFKPSDAFKLRLIYSHGNISRLSPTTIGGTPSFQGIATVATGINNAQSDIFAANFDWLVTKGFGLFGRYGYGTTNINLTAGGSTNVNQYTFQIGAAFPDLFKEGAQGMISFTLPYKFGDSSNVITAGRGDDGTQYDLELSYIYPLTKNISLVPSAYFIFNPNNFSSNPTIFVGNLQAVFSF, from the coding sequence ATGAAAAAAATTAGCAATCTTTCAGTCCTTTTAGGTCTGAGTGTTCTAGCTGTAGCTACGAGCGCAAATGCCGAGAACAACAGTCAAGTTCAACTTCAATCTAAAGATTCCCAAACTACAGTACTACAGTCATCTTTACCTACAACAGAAGTAAAGGTGAATGAATCCGAAACAATTCGGTCAATCAATACAGAACTGAACCGTTCCAAACAAGAACAGGTAGCCCAGAACGTTACTTCAGTATCTCAACTCAGTGATGTCAAACCTACAGATTGGGCTTTCACTGCTCTCCAGTCTCTAGTTGAGCGTTATGGTTGTATCGCTGGTTATCCTGATCGCACTTTCCGTGGCAAGCAAGCAACCAGTCGCTACGAATTTGCCGCAGGTTTGAATGCTTGTTTGGACAAGATCAACGAAATCATCTCCGCAGGGTTAGCTGACAAAGTTAGCAAAGAAGACCTCGCAACTTTACAAAAACTTCAAGAAGAATTTGCTGCTGAGTTAGCAACCCTCCGTGGTCGTGTTGATGCTCTAGATGCTAAAGTTGCCAAACTAGAAGCACAACAGTTTTCTACAACCACCAAACTCAGCGGATTGGCATTTTTTAACGTTACAGGAGCTTCTTCAGGCACCGTAGCTGGAGCTTCAGGTCCAAATCCCAATGTAACCATGAGTGGTTTAGTTTGGTTGACTCTCAATACCTCATTCACTGGTAAAGATTCATTAGTTACTCAGTTGGCTGTTGGTAATGGTAATTCTCCATATAACAACTACGCAGGTGGTAGTTTCTTCAACACTACAGGTGTTCCATTTACAGATCAAACTGCTGGTGCTAACGCAAACCAGTTTATTTTGCGAGAGTTGTCTTACACTTTCCCAGTATTTGAGAAAGCCAGTATAGTTGTTGGTCCTCGCGTCAACTTCTACAAGTATTTCGATGGCAACCGCTTTATCTATCCTTGGAATACCACCTTTACCTCAATCAACAACACATTGTTGACTGATGCTAAACGCGGTGCTGGTGCGATCTTCATGACTCCTTTAGGTAATCAATTTGATTTTAAAGTTGGTTATCTAGCTGATAGTAGAGAGTTTGTTGCAGGTCCTACGGCAGCATCCGACCCAAATCAAGGTTTATTTGGTGGAATCAATAATTTAACGGCTGAACTTGGGTTCAAACCAAGCGATGCTTTCAAGCTGCGACTCATCTACAGTCATGGAAATATTTCTAGACTCTCACCAACAACTATTGGTGGTACACCTTCTTTCCAAGGTATCGCAACCGTTGCTACTGGTATAAACAATGCCCAGTCAGATATTTTTGCGGCTAACTTTGATTGGTTGGTTACTAAAGGATTTGGCTTGTTTGGTCGATATGGATATGGAACTACAAACATTAATCTAACTGCTGGTGGTTCTACGAATGTCAACCAATATACCTTCCAGATTGGTGCAGCTTTCCCTGACTTGTTCAAAGAAGGCGCTCAAGGAATGATCTCCTTTACATTGCCCTATAAGTTTGGAGATAGCAGCAATGTTATCACTGCTGGTAGAGGTGATGATGGTACACAGTACGATCTCGAATTGTCCTATATCTATCCTTTAACCAAAAATATATCTTTGGTTCCTTCCGCTTATTTCATCTTTAATCCTAATAACTTCAGCAGCAATCCAACTATCTTTGTTGGTAACTTGCAAGCTGTGTTTAGCTTCTAA
- a CDS encoding ABC transporter permease, with product MNLRDRWRSTSENILIPIGAVLASLVVFGIFCAVQGKNPIAIYGTIYQSAFGNSFSWQGTLIRAAPLMLTSLCTALPAMLGLTIIGNEGALIVGGLGAIAMGLALSSLPPIMVQIAMAMAGLIAGGLWVMFVGAIKYYRGVNETISSLLMNYIAIAVLNTLVEGPMRDPSSLNKPSSFPLAAVNMLQSIPNSRVHYGLIYGLVACAIAYFLIHRTTFGFAVRTVGGNIRAAKIAGLPVGKLTLIVTFLGGSCAGLAGMVEIAAIHGSANASLNADYGYSGILVAFIARQNPLVAVLVAVLMGGILASGSALQRSFGLPDATVLLFQGIVFLAILFSESLYGRLDFFKDREPEVKIDASATVV from the coding sequence ATGAATTTACGCGATCGCTGGCGCTCAACATCTGAGAATATTCTCATTCCAATTGGAGCAGTACTTGCTTCGTTAGTTGTATTCGGGATTTTCTGTGCTGTGCAAGGCAAGAACCCGATCGCTATTTACGGCACGATCTATCAATCTGCCTTTGGTAATAGTTTTTCGTGGCAAGGTACATTAATTCGGGCTGCTCCTCTGATGCTGACATCTTTATGCACAGCCTTACCTGCCATGCTGGGATTGACAATCATTGGTAACGAAGGCGCACTAATCGTTGGCGGTTTAGGAGCGATCGCGATGGGTTTAGCCTTGTCCTCATTACCGCCGATCATGGTACAGATTGCAATGGCAATGGCTGGGCTAATCGCAGGTGGGCTTTGGGTGATGTTTGTCGGTGCGATTAAGTATTACCGAGGTGTAAACGAAACCATTAGTAGTTTATTGATGAACTACATTGCGATCGCTGTCCTCAATACCTTAGTTGAAGGCCCCATGCGCGATCCTTCCAGCTTAAATAAACCATCCAGTTTCCCTCTGGCGGCGGTAAATATGCTGCAAAGCATTCCTAACTCGCGGGTGCATTATGGATTGATTTATGGCTTAGTTGCCTGTGCGATCGCCTATTTTCTAATTCATCGCACCACCTTTGGCTTTGCCGTTCGTACCGTAGGCGGCAATATCCGTGCTGCTAAAATTGCGGGATTGCCCGTAGGTAAACTCACCTTAATTGTGACTTTTTTGGGTGGTTCCTGTGCAGGTTTAGCGGGGATGGTAGAGATTGCGGCGATTCATGGCAGTGCTAACGCTTCCCTCAATGCTGACTACGGCTATAGCGGTATTCTGGTTGCCTTTATCGCGAGACAAAATCCTCTAGTAGCAGTACTCGTTGCTGTGTTAATGGGTGGCATTTTGGCAAGTGGTAGCGCCTTACAGCGATCATTTGGATTACCCGATGCAACAGTTCTCCTCTTCCAAGGCATTGTATTCCTTGCAATTCTCTTTAGTGAATCTCTTTACGGTCGTTTAGACTTCTTTAAAGATCGTGAGCCTGAAGTAAAGATTGATGCTTCGGCAACTGTTGTTTAG
- a CDS encoding NADH-quinone oxidoreductase subunit M, translating into MLSTLIWFPIAGAVIVALLGGILDSKKLRNISLGIAIASFGWSLFLLTKFDLSLATMQLTESLAWLDQIGLSYRLGVDGLAFPLVLLNGLLLSIAIYISKDIQRPNLYFPLLLLIGGGVNGAFLAQNLLLFFLFFEVELIPLYLLIAIWGGERRGYAATKFLIYTAISGVLILAAFFGMAAFGSGDVTGFTFNYQDLNLEGVSKSTRGILLILLLLGFGIKIPIVPLHTWLPDAHVEASTPVSTLLAGVLLKLGTYGLLRFGLGLLPEAWQAIAPFLAVWAVVSVIYGCLTAITQKDMKKMVAYSSVGHMGYIILALATATPLSLVGATFQMVSHGLISALLFILVGIVYKKTGTRNLDSLNGLLNPERGLPITGSLMILAAMASAGTPGMMGFIAEFVIFRSSFAVFPVQTILCMLGTGLTAVYFLIMLDRVFFGRFSVRKDGSDKIITSIPFAQWQEKFPAIALALIIVFFGLIPNLATNMISSSANAIAPNHTQFKQVALLQSN; encoded by the coding sequence ATGTTAAGCACATTAATTTGGTTCCCGATCGCTGGAGCGGTGATAGTCGCTTTACTAGGCGGCATACTTGACTCTAAGAAGTTACGCAATATCTCATTAGGGATAGCGATCGCTAGTTTTGGGTGGTCTTTATTTCTACTGACAAAATTTGATCTAAGTCTTGCCACAATGCAGTTAACTGAGTCCTTAGCTTGGTTAGATCAAATTGGTCTTAGTTATCGATTAGGTGTAGATGGCTTAGCATTCCCCTTAGTTCTACTTAATGGCTTACTACTAAGCATTGCAATCTATATCAGCAAAGATATTCAGCGTCCTAATCTCTACTTTCCCCTTCTATTGCTGATCGGTGGTGGTGTTAATGGCGCTTTCCTTGCCCAAAACCTACTCCTATTCTTCCTATTCTTTGAAGTGGAACTAATTCCTCTCTATCTCTTAATTGCGATTTGGGGTGGAGAAAGACGCGGTTATGCTGCGACCAAATTCTTGATTTATACCGCCATTTCAGGAGTACTAATTTTAGCCGCATTCTTTGGGATGGCAGCCTTTGGTAGTGGTGATGTCACTGGTTTCACCTTTAACTATCAAGACTTAAATCTAGAAGGAGTATCAAAAAGTACTAGAGGAATTTTACTAATTCTCCTGTTGCTCGGCTTCGGCATCAAGATTCCCATTGTACCATTACATACATGGTTGCCCGATGCTCACGTTGAAGCTTCTACTCCAGTTTCCACTCTACTCGCAGGCGTTCTCCTGAAATTAGGAACCTACGGCTTATTACGCTTTGGTCTTGGTTTACTGCCCGAAGCATGGCAAGCGATCGCACCTTTCTTAGCTGTATGGGCCGTGGTCAGCGTCATTTACGGATGTCTCACGGCAATCACCCAAAAAGATATGAAGAAGATGGTTGCCTATAGCTCCGTTGGTCACATGGGCTATATTATTCTAGCCCTAGCCACCGCTACCCCTCTCTCCCTTGTCGGTGCAACTTTTCAGATGGTCAGTCATGGTCTAATTTCCGCACTCCTCTTCATTTTGGTCGGTATTGTCTATAAGAAGACAGGAACTCGTAATCTTGACTCTCTCAATGGTTTGCTCAATCCCGAACGAGGCTTACCAATCACAGGTTCCTTAATGATTTTGGCGGCGATGGCTAGTGCAGGTACTCCGGGGATGATGGGCTTCATCGCTGAGTTTGTGATATTCCGTAGCAGTTTTGCTGTTTTCCCAGTGCAGACAATTCTCTGTATGTTAGGTACTGGCTTAACCGCAGTTTACTTTCTGATCATGCTCGATCGCGTATTTTTTGGTCGCTTCTCCGTTCGCAAAGATGGTAGCGATAAAATTATTACTTCGATACCCTTTGCTCAATGGCAAGAAAAATTTCCTGCGATCGCCCTTGCCCTAATCATCGTTTTCTTTGGACTGATTCCCAACTTGGCGACTAACATGATTAGCAGTTCCGCGAATGCGATCGCACCTAACCATACCCAATTTAAGCAAGTTGCTTTGTTACAATCGAACTAA
- a CDS encoding ABC transporter permease, with translation MTDDTLGWMSVPLAIVAGTFRGSAPFLFVSLGECLTEKAGKINLGLEGTLLTGAMAAYAVSYLTKSPWLGVLAAGMAGVGLGLIHAWLSQRPRVSDVAVGIAMIIFGSGIAFFFGKAFIQPKAIPLPVFELGNWSSYPQVQDALKISPLLLIGIAIAPIMQWFFSSTRWGLYVRAVGDSPSAARAMGISVVGVRTGAIVAGSFLAGIGGASLSLYYPGLWSERISSGQGLMAVALVIFARWQPIHCLWAALLFGGAQAIGPSLQAVGISSYRYLFNAAPYIMTLIITIATCSPRRTLSGSPGALGTNE, from the coding sequence ATGACAGACGATACACTTGGTTGGATGAGCGTGCCTCTGGCAATTGTTGCAGGTACATTTAGAGGTAGTGCACCGTTTCTATTTGTCAGCTTGGGTGAATGTCTTACGGAAAAAGCTGGCAAAATCAATCTTGGACTGGAAGGGACATTGCTCACAGGGGCGATGGCTGCCTACGCGGTTTCCTATTTGACTAAATCGCCTTGGTTGGGTGTGCTTGCCGCAGGGATGGCTGGTGTGGGACTGGGATTAATCCATGCTTGGTTATCACAGCGTCCAAGGGTGAGTGATGTCGCCGTTGGCATCGCCATGATTATCTTTGGTAGTGGGATTGCATTTTTCTTTGGCAAGGCATTTATTCAGCCTAAAGCGATTCCCTTGCCTGTATTTGAGCTAGGCAATTGGAGCAGCTATCCACAGGTGCAGGATGCGCTTAAAATTAGTCCTTTGTTGCTAATTGGTATTGCGATCGCGCCGATAATGCAATGGTTCTTTAGTTCAACTCGTTGGGGCTTGTACGTGCGCGCGGTGGGCGATAGTCCTAGTGCTGCTAGAGCAATGGGAATTTCAGTTGTAGGTGTACGCACTGGCGCGATCGTGGCAGGCAGTTTCTTGGCAGGAATTGGTGGTGCAAGTTTATCGCTCTATTACCCCGGACTATGGTCTGAGCGTATTTCTAGCGGACAGGGTTTAATGGCGGTTGCACTGGTGATTTTTGCGAGATGGCAACCAATTCATTGCTTATGGGCTGCACTATTGTTTGGTGGCGCTCAAGCGATCGGTCCTTCCTTGCAAGCAGTGGGCATTAGCTCCTACCGCTATCTATTCAATGCCGCTCCCTACATCATGACACTAATTATTACGATCGCGACCTGTTCACCCCGTAGAACTTTAAGTGGTTCACCAGGAGCATTAGGCACAAACGAATAA
- a CDS encoding lipopolysaccharide assembly protein LapA domain-containing protein, producing MLRLLLYLCLWIGSMGLAIFSSQNIYAVTVKLGAFESIKLPLGLVLIFCAGLGAIIMTLFMGFAQKSIQFSFPSIPKFNTSSPRKSFQKSPTKPQKTSSNQRSANPNNKKEQESRDSFDDDWDDDWG from the coding sequence ATGCTGCGTTTATTACTATATTTATGCTTGTGGATTGGCTCAATGGGGTTAGCAATCTTTTCTAGCCAAAACATTTACGCTGTAACGGTAAAACTGGGAGCCTTTGAATCTATCAAACTGCCTTTAGGACTAGTACTGATTTTTTGTGCAGGCTTAGGAGCAATCATTATGACTTTGTTCATGGGATTTGCCCAAAAATCCATCCAATTCTCGTTTCCAAGCATTCCCAAATTCAATACATCCTCACCCAGAAAATCTTTTCAAAAGTCGCCAACGAAACCTCAAAAAACATCTTCAAATCAGCGATCGGCTAATCCAAATAACAAGAAAGAGCAAGAATCTAGGGATAGTTTTGATGATGATTGGGACGATGATTGGGGCTAG
- a CDS encoding DNA cytosine methyltransferase produces the protein MGNQRPIAVDLFAGAGGMTLGFEQAGFDVLAAVEIDPIHCATHEYNFPMWKVICASVTDISGDDIRQQSEIGDREVDVVFGGPPCQGFSLMGKRAFDDPRNELVSHFMRLVIELNAKYFVMENVKGLTVGNHSKFVEEVIANFENNGYQIIKPYKVLNASHFGVPQHRERLFLIGCRQDLPLPNYPFPITKPAKAKRIPKELINLPNSPTVSDAIADLPDISQYQELQDHDWCIAEYHKPRSIYSEYLRGLQIEPSNLSYPRAYNPQLLTSSISTAHCPTSIARFRATANGETEKISRFLKLDPHGICNTLRAGTPSNRGAFTAPRPIHPEHPRCITVREAARLHSYPDWFRFHSTKWHGFRQIGNSVPPLLARAVAQQLRRVIGGNLSQPQNKIDLSNDELLRLKMTKAAEKYGVDSHVIESRIKKKLLCD, from the coding sequence ATGGGAAATCAACGACCGATCGCGGTGGATCTATTTGCGGGTGCGGGCGGGATGACATTGGGGTTCGAGCAAGCAGGCTTTGATGTCCTTGCGGCGGTAGAGATTGATCCCATCCATTGCGCTACCCATGAGTACAATTTCCCTATGTGGAAAGTGATTTGTGCCAGTGTTACTGATATTTCGGGGGATGATATTCGCCAACAATCGGAAATAGGCGATCGCGAAGTTGATGTGGTCTTTGGGGGGCCACCTTGTCAAGGTTTTTCCCTAATGGGCAAACGCGCCTTTGACGATCCACGTAATGAGCTAGTGTCACATTTCATGCGTTTAGTTATAGAACTCAACGCTAAATATTTCGTGATGGAAAATGTCAAGGGTTTGACCGTAGGCAATCACAGTAAGTTTGTCGAAGAAGTAATTGCCAATTTTGAGAACAATGGATACCAAATCATCAAACCCTATAAAGTTCTGAATGCTTCTCATTTTGGCGTACCGCAACATCGCGAAAGACTGTTTCTGATTGGTTGTCGCCAAGATTTACCACTTCCCAATTACCCATTCCCCATTACCAAACCTGCTAAAGCCAAACGCATTCCTAAAGAATTAATCAATTTACCCAATAGTCCAACTGTAAGTGATGCGATCGCCGATTTACCAGATATTTCTCAATACCAAGAACTTCAAGATCATGATTGGTGCATTGCTGAATACCACAAGCCCCGAAGTATTTATAGTGAATATCTCCGAGGGTTACAGATAGAACCGAGCAATCTATCCTATCCTCGCGCATATAATCCGCAATTACTAACATCTAGTATCAGTACCGCCCATTGTCCTACATCGATCGCCCGTTTTCGCGCCACAGCCAATGGTGAAACCGAGAAAATTAGTCGATTTCTAAAACTCGATCCCCATGGTATTTGTAATACACTCAGGGCTGGGACTCCTAGTAATCGCGGAGCATTTACTGCGCCTCGCCCAATTCATCCTGAACACCCCCGTTGCATTACTGTCCGTGAGGCAGCGAGATTACATTCCTATCCCGATTGGTTTCGCTTTCACAGTACGAAATGGCATGGGTTTCGCCAGATTGGGAATTCCGTACCACCTCTATTAGCCAGAGCAGTTGCTCAGCAATTGCGGCGGGTAATTGGAGGAAATCTGAGTCAGCCACAAAACAAGATCGATTTAAGTAATGATGAATTGTTGCGATTGAAAATGACCAAAGCCGCAGAAAAATATGGCGTTGATTCCCATGTAATTGAGTCGCGAATCAAAAAGAAGTTACTTTGTGATTAA
- the tgt gene encoding tRNA guanosine(34) transglycosylase Tgt, with translation MNNFTFKLECQCCHTDARVGQFHTPHGVVSTPRFMPVGTLANVKTVTPAQLKDCKAEMVLANTYHLHLQPGEDIVAEAGGLHKFMNWDGPMLTDSGGFQVFSLSEIRSISEEGVQFRSPRDGNMINLTPEKSIQIQNQLGADVIMAFDECAPYPATYEAVKLAGERTTRWLERCIKAHDRKDVQALFGIVQGGVYLDLRQKSARELIEFDLPGYAIGGVSVGEPPELIEKIVKATTPLLPINKPRYLMGVGTYKEMAQAVAAGIDLFDCVIPTRLARHNVALVRGDRWNLKNQKFKRDFEQLDRDCPCYTCQNFSRAYLSHLVRSQEILGYTLLSIHNITELIRFTQRMRQAIIENRFVEEFGHYLTDQKPSTTSANFH, from the coding sequence CTGAATAACTTCACTTTTAAATTAGAGTGCCAGTGCTGCCACACTGATGCAAGAGTTGGGCAGTTCCACACCCCACATGGAGTGGTGAGTACACCAAGGTTTATGCCCGTTGGCACATTGGCAAATGTCAAAACCGTTACCCCTGCTCAGCTTAAAGACTGTAAAGCCGAGATGGTCTTAGCCAATACCTATCACCTCCATCTACAACCAGGTGAAGATATTGTCGCGGAGGCTGGAGGTTTGCATAAATTCATGAATTGGGATGGTCCCATGCTCACGGATTCAGGCGGATTTCAAGTATTTAGCCTTAGTGAAATTCGTTCCATTAGTGAGGAGGGAGTCCAGTTCCGATCGCCCCGCGATGGCAACATGATCAATCTCACCCCAGAGAAATCGATTCAAATCCAGAATCAACTGGGGGCAGACGTAATCATGGCATTTGATGAATGCGCTCCCTACCCTGCTACCTATGAAGCGGTTAAACTTGCGGGTGAACGCACTACCCGTTGGCTAGAGCGCTGCATTAAGGCTCATGATCGCAAGGATGTTCAAGCCCTATTCGGGATTGTCCAAGGTGGGGTCTATCTCGATTTGCGTCAGAAATCGGCGCGAGAACTGATTGAGTTTGACTTACCTGGTTATGCGATCGGTGGCGTGAGCGTTGGTGAACCCCCCGAACTCATCGAAAAAATTGTGAAAGCCACCACACCACTATTACCAATCAATAAACCCCGTTACCTGATGGGCGTTGGCACATATAAGGAAATGGCACAGGCAGTCGCCGCAGGCATAGATTTGTTTGATTGCGTCATTCCTACCCGACTAGCAAGGCATAATGTCGCTCTAGTAAGAGGCGATCGCTGGAATCTCAAAAATCAAAAATTCAAACGGGATTTTGAACAGCTTGATCGCGATTGCCCTTGTTATACTTGCCAAAATTTCTCACGGGCATATCTTAGCCATTTAGTGCGATCGCAGGAAATTTTAGGATACACATTGCTATCTATCCATAACATTACTGAACTTATTCGATTTACACAAAGAATGCGTCAAGCAATTATAGAGAATCGTTTTGTTGAAGAATTTGGTCATTATTTGACAGATCAGAAACCCTCAACAACTTCAGCTAATTTCCATTAA
- a CDS encoding DUF2887 domain-containing protein, whose translation MRTDTIFYKLFQTFNTLLFELINQPFEEGYQFVSVEVKEKAFRFDGIFAPNKIDKPIYFVEVQFQKKLNFYWEFLSEILLYLSQYEPPNDWKAIAIFSDRQIAPHYLSNFQKELVASHRLIPIYLNELRDSDSIAIMIIRLINSPEKDAQKIVESLKRQNLNPDIIELVEAVLVAKFKNLSREEIEAMFALGDLKNTKVYQEALQEGELKGLQKVALNLLKIGMGIEQVAQVTGLQIEQVRQLRS comes from the coding sequence ATGCGAACTGATACGATCTTTTATAAACTATTTCAAACCTTTAATACACTACTTTTTGAACTTATCAATCAGCCATTTGAAGAAGGATATCAGTTTGTTTCAGTAGAAGTAAAAGAGAAGGCTTTTCGATTTGATGGTATCTTTGCCCCAAACAAAATAGACAAACCAATTTACTTTGTAGAGGTGCAATTTCAGAAAAAGCTTAATTTCTATTGGGAGTTTCTCAGTGAAATTTTGTTGTATCTCAGTCAATATGAACCACCAAATGACTGGAAAGCAATTGCTATATTTAGCGATCGCCAGATCGCCCCACACTATTTGTCAAATTTCCAGAAAGAGTTGGTTGCTAGTCATCGCTTAATTCCAATTTATCTTAATGAACTAAGAGATTCTGATTCGATCGCGATCATGATAATTCGGCTAATCAATAGCCCTGAAAAAGATGCACAAAAAATTGTGGAGAGCTTGAAACGGCAAAACTTAAATCCTGATATCATAGAGCTAGTCGAAGCTGTACTTGTAGCCAAATTTAAAAACTTAAGCCGAGAGGAGATTGAAGCGATGTTTGCACTGGGTGATCTCAAAAATACCAAGGTATATCAGGAAGCTTTGCAGGAAGGTGAGCTCAAGGGATTGCAAAAGGTTGCCCTGAATTTACTCAAAATTGGGATGGGCATTGAGCAAGTAGCTCAGGTGACTGGATTACAGATTGAGCAAGTACGTCAGTTACGCTCTTAA
- a CDS encoding BMP family ABC transporter substrate-binding protein, giving the protein MSPIYIPRRQFIRGAIATAAFGATSQLWAGCTEQTPTNTANTGAPSTSGSPTSALLTIGFVYVGPKDDFGYSQAHYEGEQAIAKLPNVKTVSEASVAETATVQETMLSMINQNGVSALFPTSFGYFDPHILKVAAENPKIQFFHCGGMYTEGKHPKNIGSYYGYIDEAEYVAGVVAGLTTKTGKLGFVAAKPIPQVVRNINSYTLGARSVNPKATVQVIFTGDWSVPVKEAEAANSMVDQGVDVLTCHVDSPKVVMETAEKRKIFCTGYHANQSKLAPNGYLTGAEWDWTSVYTQYVEWFKAGKSVTDGGIPHLVRGGLKEKFCKLSPFGSAVSAATKKEAEKVMAKFMDGSMVIYAGEMKDNTGKVVIAKGKEYKQTDLDLEKMDWFVEGVIGSVKS; this is encoded by the coding sequence ATGAGTCCAATCTATATTCCTCGTCGCCAGTTTATTCGAGGAGCGATCGCTACAGCAGCTTTTGGAGCAACTTCTCAACTTTGGGCGGGTTGCACTGAGCAAACCCCTACAAATACAGCTAATACGGGAGCGCCAAGTACATCAGGATCACCTACGTCAGCATTGTTAACCATTGGGTTTGTCTACGTTGGACCTAAAGATGATTTTGGCTATAGCCAAGCTCATTATGAAGGTGAACAGGCGATCGCTAAGTTGCCTAATGTCAAAACTGTGAGTGAAGCCAGTGTTGCTGAGACTGCCACAGTTCAAGAAACGATGTTGAGCATGATTAACCAAAATGGGGTCTCGGCTCTTTTCCCAACCTCTTTTGGTTACTTTGATCCTCATATTTTGAAGGTTGCGGCAGAAAATCCTAAGATACAGTTCTTCCATTGCGGTGGAATGTATACCGAAGGCAAGCATCCTAAAAACATTGGCAGCTACTACGGCTATATCGATGAAGCTGAGTATGTTGCGGGGGTGGTTGCAGGACTCACTACCAAAACTGGTAAGTTAGGATTTGTGGCAGCAAAGCCAATTCCACAGGTAGTTCGCAATATCAATAGCTATACCCTTGGCGCACGCAGCGTTAACCCTAAGGCAACAGTGCAAGTTATTTTCACAGGTGATTGGTCAGTGCCTGTGAAGGAAGCAGAAGCGGCGAATAGCATGGTTGACCAAGGTGTAGATGTATTGACCTGTCACGTAGACAGTCCTAAGGTAGTCATGGAAACTGCCGAGAAGCGTAAGATTTTCTGTACTGGATATCATGCTAATCAGTCAAAGCTGGCTCCGAATGGCTATCTAACTGGTGCAGAATGGGATTGGACGAGTGTATATACTCAGTATGTGGAATGGTTTAAGGCTGGAAAATCAGTTACAGATGGAGGTATTCCTCACCTAGTCCGCGGTGGTCTTAAGGAGAAGTTCTGTAAATTGTCACCTTTTGGTAGTGCGGTGAGTGCTGCGACCAAGAAGGAAGCTGAGAAGGTGATGGCAAAGTTTATGGATGGCAGCATGGTGATCTATGCTGGTGAAATGAAGGACAATACTGGCAAGGTCGTGATTGCTAAGGGCAAAGAATACAAGCAAACTGATCTCGATCTTGAAAAGATGGATTGGTTTGTGGAAGGAGTTATCGGTAGCGTTAAGAGCTAA